The sequence CTGGGTTCGGGGCTTTTATCCGGAGTGGCTTATTTTAATGTGAATAAATTAGGCCAGGCAGGGGAGCCTGAATGGCGTACTGTTTTTTATTTTTCTCTGGTGTCAACGCTGGGGGCTGCCCTGTTAATGGCTTTACAAGACGCGCCTCTGACCATGTTAAATTTTAATAACCTCTGGATTGTTGTAGGTTTGGGTGTTTCGGCAACCATTGCACAATTGGGAATGACCCGTGCCTATAGCAGGGGTAAAACGCTGGCAGTGGCCAGCCTTGCTTATTTAACGGTGCTTTTTGCTACTTTATTTGCGGCATTGCTTTGGGATGAGCAGCTGAGCTGGCCAAGCTATATTGCGATGTCCCTGATTGCGGCATGCGGCATCTTGTCGAGTGCTTTGAAAAAATCGGATTATAAAAACGCTTCAGGCTGATTTTGAGCATGGCCGGGAGTTTTGAATCACCGGTGGTCGAGAAGGTATAACCTTTTACAGAAAAAAACGGGGCGTGACGGGCTTTCCCTGCGTACTCTGTAGTTTGTTTTTCTTGATATCGTTCAAGGTTCGGCTTATCTGGCTGATAAAGCTGAAGGATCTTACTCATCAGGCGCTAAAAAAAAGTGTTAGGCTCTGATGCTAATTGCATCTAGCGTCGATGGCACTTTGTAATTTGGTGGTGACAGCTGTGATGATGTGCTGAGTTTAAGGAGAAATTGATGCAATTTTTGCTGTCAAATGATGATGGTTATTTTGCTCCGGGTATTGTGGCTTTAGCAGAAGCGTTGCGGGAAGAGGGCGAGGTGATTGTCTGTGCGCCGGAGCGGGATCGCAGTGGTGCAAGTAATTCACTGACTCTTGATCGTCCGCTGAATGTACGTAAGGCACCCAGTGGTTTTTTGTATGTAAATGGTACACCAACCGATTGTGTGCACCTGGCAGCAACAGGCTTGATGGATCGTTTGCCGGATATGGTTGTTTCAGGGATTAATCATGGCGCCAATATGGGCGATGATACGATTTATTCCGGCACGGTTGCAGCGGCGACAGAAGGGCATTTGCTTGGCGTTCCCGCGATGGCTATTTCTCTGGCTTCACGTAATCCCCAGCATTTTGCCAGTGCGGCCCGGGTCGCCAGGGATCTGGTTCAGCGATTTATTCGTCAGCCTTTTGCCTCGCCGGTTTTGCTTAATGTGAACGTACCTGATTTGCCTTACGCAGAGATAAAAGGGGTGTTAATGACACGTTTGGGGCGTCGACATAAATCTTCCGGCGTGATTCAATCGCAAAATCCACGCGGTGAAGACATCTGGTGGGTGGGACCTGTAGGGGAAGTCTCCCATGCCGGTGAAGGAACTGATTTTCATGCTGTGGCTCATGGCTATGTGTCGGTAACCCCGCTATCGGTTGATTTAACCGCTAAATCTCAACTTGATCTTGTCTCAACATGGCTATCCGATTAAATATTGCCGCCTTGGGCGGTGCAGGTATGACGTCTGCAAGAACACGGTCGCGGCTGGTAGAGCGTCTGAAAACACAGGGTATTTGTCACGCGGGTGTGCTGGCCGCCATGGCGGAGGTGCCGCGCCATGGTTTTATAGATGAAGCGCTGGCGCATAAGGCGTATGACGATGTGTCTTTGCCTATCGGTTTTGGCCAGACTATCTCGCAGCCTTATATCGTTGCAAGAATGACTGAGCTCGCGATGGGCGCCACCCAGCACGAAAAAGTGCTGGAGATTGGTACAGGCTGTGGTTATCAAACCACGGTGCTGGCGCTGCTGTTCAAGACAGTTTATTCGGTTGAGCGGATTGGTGGCCTGTACAAGGCCACAAGGGAGCGCCTGAATGTGCTGGGTGTACATAATGCGCGGCTACGTCACGCAGATGGAAGTAAAGGGCTTGCGGAAGCAGCGCCTTACGACGTCATTATTATTACGGCAGCCGCTCCCATTTTGCCGGAAGATATGCTCCCGCAGCTCAAAGAGGGCGGGCGCTTAATTTTTCCTGTGGGAGACGCCGAACAGGAGCTACATCAAATAGAACGTACGTCTGAAGGTTTTATTGAAACGCGCCTGGAGAAAGTAAATTTTGTGCCGCTTTTGCCAGGTGTTGCGTAGATTGTTTTGTCAGGTAATTGTGAGGGGCTTTGTGTCCCGTGTTTAGATTGCCTCATTTATATTGTGAGTAAGGAGATAAATCTGTGAATTGGCAACGTTTGTGTGCCCCTGCGGCTTTGATGCTAGGTGCTTGCGCCAGCCAGCCAACTCCCCCTGCACCGATCGTCGATCGCAGTGTTCAGGTGGTAACTCCGCCAGTGTCGGTTACTCGTGTTAACCCCGTACCAGCATCTGGTGCTGATCCGCGCCCTGCAACTTATATTGTCAAAAAAGGGGACACTCTGTATCGGGTGGCCCTGGATCATGGCCTGGCCTATCGTGATTTAGCTGCATGGAATAATCTGAGTGATGTTAATGGGATCAAGGTAGATCAAACCTTACGCCTTACTCCGCCTGATGGCGTGGTTGAAATTCGCCCGCTAAAAACAGATGAATTGCAAAAAACAGACACTAAATCAGAAGTTAAACAAGAGATTAAAAACTACCCGAAAGTTGTAAAAGTCCCCTATGGTGCCCAGTCTGCAAGCGCTGTGGCCGCCCTTTCCGAAGGGCCTGTTGTTGTGCCAAGATCACAATCTGACAACGTAAAACCGCCGTCTGTCACCGCTTCTAGTGGTTCTTTCGCCCGTGTTGCATCAGATGTGCGCGCTGTTTCTGTAGCAAAAACAACGGATAAACCAAGTATTAATGCCTCATCTGTACAAAATAACAGCGATGAAAAACCAGGAGATTGGGTTTGGCCGACAGTAGGTAAAACGGTGAAAGCTTTCTCGGAAGAAAATCGTGGTGTTGATATCTCGGGAAAAATAGGCCAGTCTGTAATTGCATCAGCTAACGGTAAGGTTGTTTACGCCGGAGCTGGTTTACGTGGCTATGGAAAGATGATTATTCTTAAACATAACCAGGAGTTTCTGACCGCGTACGCGAATAATAGTAAACTAATTGTAAAGGAGGGTGGTGAGGTAAGAAAGGGAGAGAAAATTGCTGAGATGGGAAATAGCGATAGTGATCAGGTCAAACTGCACTTTGAAATGCGCAGATTTGGGAAGCCGGTAGACCCTGCGAAATACATCCAAGCGGAAAAAAAATGAACGATCAGCTTGATATTCTGGAAGAGGAATTACTCGAGGAGGCGGACGATCTCGAGAAGGCCGAGGAAGATGGTTCGGATATTGAGGCCGAGTCTGCCGCAGATGGTGCGGAGGCCCATGTTCATGAAAGCACGGGCGATGTGACCCAGATTTACCTGAATGAAATTGGTCAGAGTAAATTGTTAACCCCTGATGAAGAGCGGGCTTTGTCACGTAAAGTGGTACAAGGGGATTTTCAAGCACGGCAGAAAATGATCGAGCATAATTTGCGCCTGGTCGTAAATATCGCCAAGCATTACATTAATCGCGGTATGACTCTTCTTGACTTAATTGAAGAAGGTAATATCGGATTAATGCATGCCTTAGAAAAATTTGACCCCGAACGGGGTTTTCGTTTTTCTACCTATGCTACATGGTGGATCAGGCAAAGTGTAGAACGCGCAATTATGAATCAATCGCGCACTATCCGTTTGCCCGTACACGTGATTAAAGAATTAAATGTTTATTTACGTGCCCAAAGGCATTTAGAAGCCCAATTGGGGCATGAGCCGGTGATTGAAGATATCGCTCATCTGGTAGGTAAATCGGTTGAAGATGTGCGTC comes from Iodobacter ciconiae and encodes:
- the rpoS gene encoding RNA polymerase sigma factor RpoS translates to MNDQLDILEEELLEEADDLEKAEEDGSDIEAESAADGAEAHVHESTGDVTQIYLNEIGQSKLLTPDEERALSRKVVQGDFQARQKMIEHNLRLVVNIAKHYINRGMTLLDLIEEGNIGLMHALEKFDPERGFRFSTYATWWIRQSVERAIMNQSRTIRLPVHVIKELNVYLRAQRHLEAQLGHEPVIEDIAHLVGKSVEDVRRVMSLNERVASLDAPLDIDPMLTIGESIPDDQHDGPEAILQNAEVERYVREWLKQLNEKQRIVIERRYGLNGYEVCTLEDLAANLNLTRERVRQIQIEALEQLRRILRRYGVTSDVLL
- a CDS encoding protein-L-isoaspartate(D-aspartate) O-methyltransferase, which encodes MAIRLNIAALGGAGMTSARTRSRLVERLKTQGICHAGVLAAMAEVPRHGFIDEALAHKAYDDVSLPIGFGQTISQPYIVARMTELAMGATQHEKVLEIGTGCGYQTTVLALLFKTVYSVERIGGLYKATRERLNVLGVHNARLRHADGSKGLAEAAPYDVIIITAAAPILPEDMLPQLKEGGRLIFPVGDAEQELHQIERTSEGFIETRLEKVNFVPLLPGVA
- a CDS encoding peptidoglycan DD-metalloendopeptidase family protein encodes the protein MNWQRLCAPAALMLGACASQPTPPAPIVDRSVQVVTPPVSVTRVNPVPASGADPRPATYIVKKGDTLYRVALDHGLAYRDLAAWNNLSDVNGIKVDQTLRLTPPDGVVEIRPLKTDELQKTDTKSEVKQEIKNYPKVVKVPYGAQSASAVAALSEGPVVVPRSQSDNVKPPSVTASSGSFARVASDVRAVSVAKTTDKPSINASSVQNNSDEKPGDWVWPTVGKTVKAFSEENRGVDISGKIGQSVIASANGKVVYAGAGLRGYGKMIILKHNQEFLTAYANNSKLIVKEGGEVRKGEKIAEMGNSDSDQVKLHFEMRRFGKPVDPAKYIQAEKK
- the surE gene encoding 5'/3'-nucleotidase SurE; the protein is MQFLLSNDDGYFAPGIVALAEALREEGEVIVCAPERDRSGASNSLTLDRPLNVRKAPSGFLYVNGTPTDCVHLAATGLMDRLPDMVVSGINHGANMGDDTIYSGTVAAATEGHLLGVPAMAISLASRNPQHFASAARVARDLVQRFIRQPFASPVLLNVNVPDLPYAEIKGVLMTRLGRRHKSSGVIQSQNPRGEDIWWVGPVGEVSHAGEGTDFHAVAHGYVSVTPLSVDLTAKSQLDLVSTWLSD